One window of Sphingobacteriales bacterium genomic DNA carries:
- a CDS encoding PKD domain-containing protein, which translates to MQNYSWVDVQQAKKILQRDSVYVLGGSFRSLSTELVVSFTANVNIDGTNWNRTDYIGSFFESNVQDLIAYNNNNNYFLVNAAKNLNTETGFSLFFLLNENLEISNSISNEEWQLQQNQTYCASVTYDSLILVGGWIEKLDSDGFNLYFNKISLATGMPLIDTIYTYFNTQYTLNWIQDIATTLDGGAYLLATVNYNVSGTGDIALIKIDSLGNWQWHQVYNLNISSLLSRDVAGSIITTQDGGLVFSGKQSSNSQAFGEIFKLTPQFTTQWHNQVNFHKGEPIGLVEITDQSIVIGGWSMNPNNQKAQGEITKLDEDGNTLWRRVYGGNKNNYFYDLIVQNHDYSGKSGYVLCGRTESDLPPGRADAWLVRLNCMGLLTEPKADFLALPYPSMPHVIAFANQSQYVYPDSIDGGHYILDWGDGSPPLLCGQGYEPCSGSLPTHTYQSAGLFPVTLQAVVCNDTSTLTRAACIDFEPNPQAAFGHEILNYTVLFTNLSQNTYFSQGGYCIWDFGDGSPPVSEEHPVHTYPDNGNFTVTLTVVVCQDTSVYTETIAIAKPVGIPENSPPSEGQGVVVYPNPATNTITFALPEGSKFPSGDLGVLEISLFSPTGQQVLHTTIPAGQTSHSLSVAHLPVGVYFYVVSGADGVVSGDTDNGNNGDNGNNGGTDKGGYGGGAVLARGKVAVVR; encoded by the coding sequence TCAGAAGCCTATCTACAGAATTAGTAGTTTCTTTCACTGCTAATGTTAATATTGACGGAACGAACTGGAATAGAACAGACTATATAGGATCCTTTTTTGAAAGCAATGTGCAGGATTTAATAGCCTATAACAACAACAACAATTACTTTTTGGTAAATGCTGCAAAAAATCTAAATACCGAAACCGGATTTAGTTTGTTTTTCCTGTTAAATGAAAATTTGGAGATTAGTAATAGCATCTCGAATGAGGAATGGCAATTACAACAGAATCAAACCTATTGTGCATCAGTAACTTACGATAGTTTGATATTAGTAGGTGGCTGGATTGAAAAGCTAGATTCAGACGGCTTTAACTTATATTTTAATAAAATTAGTTTAGCAACAGGCATGCCTCTAATTGACACCATCTATACCTACTTCAACACTCAATACACCTTAAACTGGATACAAGATATAGCAACAACCCTCGATGGAGGTGCTTACTTACTGGCTACTGTAAATTATAATGTCAGTGGTACTGGTGATATTGCCCTCATAAAAATAGATTCGCTTGGTAACTGGCAGTGGCATCAGGTGTATAACCTCAACATCTCTTCATTGCTTTCTCGTGATGTGGCAGGTAGTATAATCACTACTCAAGATGGAGGATTAGTCTTTTCGGGAAAACAATCAAGTAACTCACAGGCTTTTGGTGAAATATTTAAACTTACACCACAATTTACGACACAGTGGCATAATCAAGTTAATTTTCATAAAGGAGAGCCTATTGGACTAGTAGAAATAACAGACCAAAGCATTGTAATTGGAGGTTGGAGTATGAATCCGAATAACCAAAAGGCACAAGGAGAGATTACAAAATTAGACGAAGACGGAAATACACTCTGGCGGCGGGTATATGGCGGCAATAAAAACAACTATTTTTACGACCTCATCGTCCAAAACCACGATTACAGCGGCAAAAGTGGCTATGTCTTATGTGGCAGAACCGAGAGCGATTTACCCCCCGGCAGAGCAGATGCATGGTTGGTACGCTTAAACTGCATGGGTTTGCTAACAGAGCCAAAGGCTGATTTTTTGGCGCTGCCATACCCGTCCATGCCCCATGTCATAGCCTTTGCCAATCAAAGCCAGTATGTCTATCCAGACAGTATAGACGGGGGGCATTATATCTTGGATTGGGGCGACGGCAGCCCGCCCCTGCTTTGCGGGCAGGGCTACGAACCTTGCAGCGGCAGCCTGCCCACTCATACTTATCAGTCCGCCGGGCTGTTCCCCGTTACCCTCCAAGCCGTTGTTTGCAACGATACTTCAACTCTCACCCGTGCCGCGTGCATAGATTTCGAGCCAAATCCGCAGGCGGCTTTCGGTCACGAAATATTAAATTACACCGTGTTGTTCACCAATCTGAGCCAAAACACTTACTTCTCCCAAGGAGGCTACTGCATCTGGGATTTCGGAGACGGCAGCCCGCCGGTTTCCGAAGAACACCCAGTTCACACCTACCCCGACAACGGCAACTTTACCGTTACCTTAACAGTTGTCGTGTGTCAGGACACTTCGGTTTATACCGAAACCATTGCCATAGCAAAACCGGTGGGCATCCCTGAAAATTCCCCTCCTTCGGAGGGGCAAGGGGTGGTAGTATATCCCAACCCCGCCACAAACACCATAACCTTCGCCCTACCCGAAGGGTCAAAGTTCCCTTCAGGGGATTTAGGGGTCTTAGAGATATCTCTCTTCTCCCCAACCGGTCAACAAGTTTTACACACAACCATTCCGGCAGGACAGACAAGTCATAGCCTTTCGGTTGCTCATTTGCCGGTGGGGGTGTATTTTTATGTTGTGAGTGGTGCGGATGGTGTCGTCAGTGGGGACACTGACAACGGCAATAACGGCGACAATGGCAATAACGGGGGCACTGACAAGGGCGGATATGGCGGCGGTGCAGTGTTGGCGCGGGGGAAGGTGGCGGTGGTGCGGTAG
- a CDS encoding PKD domain-containing protein, which translates to MSLLIWLIVLPLFSYAQPAKYFSKGVSWLDIHNAWSIKQKEDGGYAFSCEVRNNTTNKWKPYLLETDSEGNLVSILSVAPDSLQGKFTDLEIFQGSYIAIGSLAVDEYTPWHLNISIIQSNSNFENIMFGGGGSSNNGITSALSTNGILYVGGYHNEISSPGKRLQLVKLYPTTAEVMLDTVYYYFNTTNKSNWIQDIAATPDGCAYLLATINYAGDTGDIALIKIDSLGNWQWHQVYNPTTSSWMSRDVAGNIISTSDGGIMFSYVADKPDISTRISYTHKLNAQFQTEWIKDQYFRGGIGPSLIQLSDSSFFLANGFYLNNGLYNLDAEIVKLDKEGNLLWRRQFGGNGDDYVYDAIVQNHDQSGKSGYVLCGRTESSAPSGGADAWLVRLNCMGLLTEPKADFLALPYLSMPHVIAFANQSQYVYPDSIDGGHYILDWGDGSPPLLCGQGYEPCSGSLPTHTYQSAGLFPVTLQAIVCNDTSTLTRAACIDFEPNPQAAFGHEILNYTVLFTNLSQNTYFSQGGYCIWDFGDGSPPVSEEHPVHTYPDNGNFTVTLTVIVCQDTSVYTETIAIAKPVGIPENSPPSEGQGVVVYPNPATNTITFALPEGSKFPSGDLGVLEISLFSPTGQQVLHTTIPAGQTSHSLSVAHLPVGVYFYVVSGADGVVSGDTDNGDNGNNGGNGNNGGTDKGGYGGGAVLARGKVAVVR; encoded by the coding sequence ATGTCATTGTTAATATGGTTAATTGTTCTTCCATTATTTTCCTACGCACAGCCCGCTAAGTATTTTAGCAAAGGCGTAAGTTGGTTGGATATTCATAATGCGTGGAGCATTAAACAAAAAGAAGATGGTGGATATGCGTTTTCATGTGAAGTAAGAAATAATACGACTAATAAATGGAAACCATATTTATTAGAAACAGATTCCGAAGGCAATCTTGTTTCTATATTAAGTGTAGCGCCGGACAGTTTACAGGGGAAATTTACAGATTTAGAAATTTTCCAAGGCAGTTATATTGCTATTGGTTCTTTAGCTGTTGATGAATACACGCCTTGGCATTTAAACATATCAATAATTCAGAGCAATAGTAATTTTGAAAATATTATGTTTGGAGGTGGAGGGAGTAGCAATAATGGTATAACATCTGCCTTAAGTACGAATGGCATATTATATGTTGGGGGATATCACAACGAAATTAGCTCACCAGGAAAGCGATTACAATTAGTTAAACTATACCCCACCACAGCCGAAGTCATGTTAGATACAGTTTACTATTACTTTAACACTACTAATAAATCTAACTGGATACAAGATATAGCCGCCACACCCGACGGATGTGCCTATCTTCTTGCCACTATCAACTATGCTGGTGACACTGGCGATATTGCCCTTATCAAAATAGACTCTCTTGGCAACTGGCAATGGCATCAGGTATATAATCCCACTACTTCTTCATGGATGTCTCGTGATGTGGCAGGAAATATCATTTCCACTTCCGATGGCGGCATCATGTTTAGCTATGTGGCAGACAAACCCGATATTTCCACGCGCATAAGCTACACGCACAAACTCAACGCCCAGTTTCAAACCGAATGGATAAAAGATCAATACTTTAGAGGTGGGATAGGTCCTTCCTTAATTCAATTGTCTGACAGCAGCTTTTTTTTGGCTAATGGTTTCTATTTGAACAATGGTTTATACAATTTAGATGCCGAAATAGTTAAGTTAGATAAAGAGGGCAATTTACTATGGCGACGGCAATTTGGCGGAAATGGCGATGATTATGTTTATGATGCCATAGTCCAAAACCACGACCAAAGTGGTAAAAGCGGTTATGTGCTTTGTGGAAGAACAGAAAGTAGCGCACCTTCAGGGGGGGCAGACGCCTGGTTGGTGCGCTTAAACTGCATGGGTTTGCTTACAGAGCCAAAGGCTGATTTTTTAGCGTTACCTTATCTATCTATGCCCCATGTCATAGCCTTTGCCAATCAAAGTCAATATGTTTATCCAGACAGTATAGACGGGGGGCATTATATTTTAGATTGGGGAGACGGCAGCCCACCCTTGCTTTGTGGTCAGGGCTACGAACCTTGCAGCGGCAGCCTGCCCACTCATACTTATCAGTCCGCCGGGCTATTCCCGGTTACCCTACAAGCCATAGTTTGCAACGATACTTCAACTCTCACCCGTGCCGCGTGCATAGATTTCGAGCCAAATCCGCAGGCAGCTTTCGGTCACGAAATATTAAATTACACCGTGTTGTTCACCAACCTGAGCCAAAACACATACTTCTCCCAAGGAGGCTACTGCATCTGGGATTTCGGAGACGGCAGCCCGCCGGTTTCCGAAGAACACCCAGTTCACACCTACCCCGACAACGGCAACTTTACCGTTACCTTAACAGTTATCGTGTGTCAGGACACTTCGGTTTATACCGAAACAATAGCGATAGCAAAACCGGTGGGCATCCCTGAAAATTCCCCTCCTTCGGAGGGGCAAGGGGTGGTAGTATATCCCAACCCCGCCACAAACACCATAACCTTTGCCCTACCCGAAGGGTCAAAGTTCCCTTCAGGGGATTTAGGGGTCTTAGAGATATCTCTCTTCTCCCCAACCGGTCAACAAGTTTTACACACAACCATTCCGGCAGGACAGACAAGTCATAGCCTTTCGGTTGCTCATTTGCCGGTGGGGGTGTATTTTTATGTTGTGAGTGGTGCGGATGGTGTCGTCAGTGGGGACACTGACAACGGCGACAACGGCAATAACGGCGGCAATGGCAATAACGGGGGCACTGACAAGGGCGGATATGGCGGCGGTGCAGTTTTGGCGCGGGGGAAGGTGGCGGTGGTGCGGTAG
- a CDS encoding T9SS type A sorting domain-containing protein — protein sequence MDSQRNRTIFAITNSEEEQLLEIAGSGTKTSYKAQAILYAARGTDFPVVLPALASGGDNWYSSFKGGQDRISALYPNPTQNNVSFSHHLQTGETGTLQIFSLMGKEMGNYVFIGESSQNVDISNFQTGLYFCVFSVNGTVFRNSKLSVIK from the coding sequence ATGGACTCTCAAAGAAACCGCACCATATTTGCAATAACAAATTCCGAAGAAGAACAATTGTTGGAAATAGCCGGAAGCGGGACAAAGACAAGTTATAAGGCACAAGCAATTTTATATGCCGCACGGGGAACAGATTTTCCGGTAGTGTTGCCTGCCCTTGCAAGCGGAGGCGATAACTGGTATAGCTCGTTTAAAGGCGGACAGGACAGGATATCTGCCCTTTATCCAAATCCAACTCAAAACAATGTAAGTTTTAGTCATCATTTGCAAACAGGAGAAACAGGAACACTTCAAATCTTTTCTTTAATGGGCAAAGAAATGGGTAACTATGTTTTTATAGGCGAATCCAGTCAAAATGTTGATATAAGCAATTTTCAAACCGGCTTATATTTCTGTGTTTTTAGCGTAAATGGTACGGTTTTCCGCAACAGCAAACTATCTGTGATTAAGTAG
- a CDS encoding nucleotidyltransferase family protein, whose product MTEFSDNLIYSHQSIKQALEQLNRLPDCLTLFVVNEHQQMVGTLTDGDIRRGLLKDMSISNPVSDFMFRQFRFLRQNSFTLQTIREFKEKRIQLVPMLDDQDHIVRVYDLNRKRSVLPIDAVIMAGGRGQRLSPLTDLIPKPMLPVNGKPILEYNIKRLSLYGIHNVHLTLNYLGEQISSYFGNGISFGMNIRYVEEMKPLGTLGAAGLVNRFENPYLLIMNSDLLTNIDLEDFFAEFVRLDADMLVASIPYEVSIPYAVLETDPTQNRILSFKEKPVYTYQSNAGIYLLKQSMLAYIPHNQYYNATDLIETLILEGKQVGYYPILGYWLDIGNPADYKKAQEDIKHIRF is encoded by the coding sequence GTGACAGAATTTTCAGACAACCTTATCTATAGCCACCAATCCATTAAACAGGCACTCGAACAATTGAACCGACTGCCCGACTGTCTGACTCTGTTTGTTGTCAATGAACATCAGCAAATGGTTGGCACTTTGACAGATGGAGATATCCGGCGGGGGTTGTTGAAGGATATGTCTATCAGCAACCCTGTTTCCGATTTTATGTTCAGGCAATTCCGGTTTTTGCGCCAAAACAGTTTTACTCTGCAAACCATCCGCGAGTTCAAAGAAAAACGAATCCAACTCGTTCCGATGTTAGACGATCAAGACCATATCGTCCGGGTATATGACCTGAACAGGAAACGCTCGGTTTTGCCAATTGATGCCGTCATCATGGCAGGAGGACGGGGGCAGCGTTTAAGCCCTTTGACCGATTTAATTCCCAAACCAATGCTCCCGGTCAATGGCAAACCAATTCTGGAATACAATATTAAACGGCTCAGTTTGTACGGTATTCATAACGTTCATCTCACCCTCAATTATCTTGGAGAACAAATCAGCAGCTATTTTGGAAACGGCATCAGCTTCGGTATGAATATCCGGTATGTAGAGGAAATGAAACCACTCGGCACTTTAGGAGCAGCCGGTTTAGTCAACCGGTTTGAAAATCCTTATCTTTTAATTATGAATTCCGACCTGCTGACCAATATTGATCTGGAAGATTTTTTCGCCGAATTTGTCCGCTTAGATGCCGATATGCTGGTTGCTTCTATTCCGTATGAAGTGAGTATCCCTTATGCCGTTTTAGAAACAGACCCAACCCAAAACAGAATCCTTTCTTTTAAAGAAAAACCTGTTTACACCTACCAATCCAACGCAGGAATTTACCTCCTTAAACAAAGTATGTTGGCTTATATTCCTCATAACCAATATTACAACGCCACCGACCTGATCGAAACTTTAATTCTGGAAGGAAAACAAGTGGGGTATTATCCGATTTTGGGATATTGGTTAGATATTGGAAATCCCGCCGATTACAAAAAAGCTCAGGAGGATATAAAACATATCCGGTTTTAG